A single genomic interval of Spirosoma linguale DSM 74 harbors:
- a CDS encoding hydrogenase maturation protease (TIGRFAM: hydrogenase maturation protease~PFAM: peptidase M52 hydrogen uptake protein~KEGG: msl:Msil_3760 hydrogenase maturation protease) codes for MKKTAIMGFGNPVRSDDGVGCYVIDRLRESLGEQPDIGLFDMGTSAFEVLFQLRGHGRILIVDAVVNTGEEPGTLYKLPAHEVEAAIEDDPMVFLHSLKWNQALSYARKILLNDYPDDVQVYLIAVDNTKLEVSLSDAVKAAGDRVVALIEESLLVNG; via the coding sequence ATGAAAAAAACTGCCATTATGGGTTTCGGCAATCCGGTTCGTTCTGACGACGGCGTGGGTTGTTACGTGATCGACCGGCTCCGGGAATCACTGGGTGAGCAGCCCGATATTGGTCTGTTCGATATGGGTACATCGGCCTTCGAAGTACTGTTTCAGCTGCGGGGTCACGGGCGGATTCTGATCGTCGATGCGGTAGTTAATACGGGCGAAGAACCTGGTACACTTTACAAACTGCCCGCTCACGAGGTGGAAGCCGCCATTGAAGACGATCCGATGGTGTTTCTCCATAGTCTGAAATGGAACCAGGCACTGTCGTACGCCCGGAAGATTCTGCTCAACGACTATCCCGACGATGTACAGGTCTATCTGATTGCGGTCGATAATACGAAGCTGGAAGTCAGCCTGTCCGATGCCGTAAAAGCCGCCGGTGACCGCGTTGTTGCCTTAATTGAGGAATCATTGTTGGTTAATGGTTGA